Genomic segment of Salvia hispanica cultivar TCC Black 2014 chromosome 2, UniMelb_Shisp_WGS_1.0, whole genome shotgun sequence:
GGCTCATCGGCGTCAACTACGGCAGGGTGGCGGACAACCTCCCTCCGGCGGCACAAGTGGCCCGATTCCTGGCAAACTCCACCACCATCAACCGCGTGAGACTGTTCGACTCCGATAGGGCAACGGTGACCGCATTCGCCCACACGGGGATAGCAGTCACCGTGACCGTCCCCACGGACGAGATCCCAGGGCTGACAAAGCCGTATCTCGCCCAGGAATGGGTGAGAAGCAACATCCTCCCTCACGCCCGCTCCACAAACATCGTCCGAGTCCTCGTGGGAAACGAGGTCCTCTCCACTGGAAACAGGCTCCTGATAACGAGCCTGGTCCCAGCAATGCAGGCCCTCCACGCGGCCCTCGTGGAGGAGTCCCTGCACGGTCGGATCAAGATCTCCACCCCGCATTCCCTAGGGATACTCTCCAACTCCAGCCCCCCCTCGGCAGGAAGGTTTAGGCAGGGGTATGTGTggatttaatcaaatttaatgcCCCTATTAAGtatctaaaaatattactactactagtaattttattttgcaggTATGATGTGTACGTCATCCGACCTCTGCTTAGTTTCTTGAGATTGACGGATTCGGCGTTCATGATCAATCCGTATCCCTTCTTCGGAGCCACGGAGGAGACGTTGGACTACGCGCTCTTTCGGGCGAACGAGGGGGTGGTGGATGGGGAGACGGGGTTGGTGTACGGGAACATGGTGGACGCGCAGCTGGACGCGGTGTTCTCGGCCATGAGGCGGCTGGGGTTTGATGACGTGGACGTGGTGATAGCGGAGACGGGGTGGCCGTCCAGGGGGGAGGCGGGGCAGCTGGGGGCGGATGCGGGGACCGCGGCCGAGTATAATAGCATGGTGATGCGACACGTGGCGTCGGGGGTTGGGACGCCGCTCATGCCGAATAGGACTTTCGAGACGTATATTTTTGCGCTTTTTGATGAGGATCTCAAGCCCGGCCCCGTCTGCGAGAGGAGCTTTGGCTTGTTCCGCCCCGATCTCACGCCCGCCTACCACGTCGGGATTCTCAAGGCGGCGGTGAATGGGGGCGGTGGAGTTCGAGTTGGACGTTGTGGTGCGTTTTTGGTGGTGATTTTGTTGCATATTCTTTGTTGAAACTTGAAGCAAGTGCTGGACCGGCCTTGCCAAATGA
This window contains:
- the LOC125204742 gene encoding glucan endo-1,3-beta-glucosidase-like; amino-acid sequence: MFCIYTKKSISYMHSCCCCYLIPITTKMERLIKLKLVLLLCLVAGREGLIGVNYGRVADNLPPAAQVARFLANSTTINRVRLFDSDRATVTAFAHTGIAVTVTVPTDEIPGLTKPYLAQEWVRSNILPHARSTNIVRVLVGNEVLSTGNRLLITSLVPAMQALHAALVEESLHGRIKISTPHSLGILSNSSPPSAGRFRQGYDVYVIRPLLSFLRLTDSAFMINPYPFFGATEETLDYALFRANEGVVDGETGLVYGNMVDAQLDAVFSAMRRLGFDDVDVVIAETGWPSRGEAGQLGADAGTAAEYNSMVMRHVASGVGTPLMPNRTFETYIFALFDEDLKPGPVCERSFGLFRPDLTPAYHVGILKAAVNGGGGVRVGRCGAFLVVILLHILC